One Mercenaria mercenaria strain notata chromosome 12, MADL_Memer_1, whole genome shotgun sequence DNA segment encodes these proteins:
- the LOC123534711 gene encoding uncharacterized protein LOC123534711, which yields METKTILAVFAVVFTLVALGLTIAAVAIPIWWDFSSTITIGLFRSCVKYGTLNICLDNTDVSDRLQATRWLVVAACSLLGFALLFGFLLLCLKNKCLAVSACVLDVVAGACILAAVAITAEDTLNSPVSTLDYGIAFILACVALALAIIAGVIFAFATPKKSGTKGHVISPM from the exons ATGGAGACGAAAACCATACTCGCTGTTTTTGCTGTTGTCTTTACCCTGGTGGCTTTAGGATTAACTATTGCCGCAGTGGCTATCCCGATCTGGTGGGACTTTTCGTCGACCATCACAATTGGACTGTTTCGATCTTGTGTTAAGTATGGAACTCTAAACATATGTCTGGATAATACAG ATGTATCTGATAGATTACAGGCGACTAGATGGCTTGTCGTTGCAGCTTGCTCGCTTCTAGGATTCGCTTTGTTGTTTGGATTTTTGCTTCTCTGCCTTAAAAACAAGTGTCTCGCAGTCAGCGCATGCGTACTCGATGTAGTAGCTG GGGCCTGTATCCTGGCTGCAGTTGCTATCACTGCTGAAGACACACTTAATTCACCCGTTTCGACTTTAGACTACGGTATTGCCTTTATTCTAGCTTGTGTGGCTCTTGCTCTGGCCATTATTGCTGGAGTGATCTTCGCATTTGCCACACCGAAAAAGAGCGGAACTAAGGGACACGTTATCAGcccaatgtaa